Part of the Halalkalibacter krulwichiae genome is shown below.
TTTTCCAACACCAGACGCACCTAAAAATAAAATCGTAGCGTCTGATTTAGCGACACGTTGAATCGTTGTTATGATTTGTTTCATCTTACTGCTTCTGAAAAGAATGGGGTGCTGACTTGCTTCTTTTCCACGTAATTCCTCGACTTCAGCTTGAAAGCCAGCAACTTTTGATTGTAATTGTTCATATTGTTCTTGAAGCCGATAGATTTCCGTCTGATCTTGACTGTAACTGATTGCTCTAATTAACTGCCCTTCTTTATTAAACACTGGATAACCGGTTGACATGATGACGTGACCAGATTTTGTATGTTGCAATACTTGCACTACTTTTTTCTCTTTTAACACAAGAGCATTAATAGAGGGGGAGAGAATCCCTTTCTTTTCTAACTCATAGATTGAAGTTCCGATGTATGAACCTTCTTCGATGTCATACATTTTCCAATGCTCGCGGTTGGAGCGGAGAATGATCCCATTTTCATCGGTAATCGTAATATTGTTATTTGATGTATTGATAATCGTATCTAATTCCAATCTCAACTCTTTTTCCATAAAAGAACACCTCTATTTACAGATTGATTTAATTATTAATTAAATTAACTGAATAATCAATGATTTAATCGATTTTGTCGTAAAACAATTTAATTGTTAATTAAATGAGCGGAAAATCAAGAAAAATGAATGTGGTAACATTGGCACTACTTTTGCATTAGAAAGAGTGAATACGTATAGGAGAAAGGGAGTCATCAACATGAATAATTGGATTAAAGAGTTAGAGGAGCTAGACAAGAAGCATTTTATCCACCCGACATCACCAATAAAGCAACAGCAACAAGCTGGTCCTAGTTTTATTTTTACAAAGGGAGAAGGTGTCTATTTAGAAGATTTAAAAGGGAATCGAGTGATTGATGGAATGTCCTCTTTATGGAATGTGAACATTGGTCATGGAAGAGAAGAGATGGGGGAAGTAGCGAAGGAGCAAATGTCAAAGCTTGCTTATAGTTCTTGTTTTGCCACTTTTAGCAATGAGCCTGCGATTCGGTTGGCAGCAAAGCTTGCCGAAGTGGCACCAGGAAACTTATCGGCCACTTTCTTTACATCTGGTGGATCAGAGGCGAATGATACCGCTTATAAATTAGCTAGGCATTATTGGATTTTAAAAGGGAAACCAAATAAGCAAAAGATTATTACAAGAACGAAGTCCTATCATGGTGTAGCGTTGGGGGGAACGAGTGCGACCGGGTTGCAGCCGTTCCGTGAGTTTACAAATTCGATCGCTCCTGATTTTGATTATGTAGATCACTTTTCTAGCGAAGCATTAAGGCGCAAAATTGAAGAGGAAGGTCCAGAAAAAATCGCGGCTTTTGTAGCGGAGCCGGTACAAGGGGCTGGTGGAGTTCATATTGCACCTGAAGAATATTTCAAAGAAGTACGCGTTATCTGCGATCAGTATGACATTTTATTTATCACAGATGAAGTAATTACAGGGTTTGGGCGTACTGGAACATATTTTGGAATTGAACACTATGGAGTCGTACCAGATATGATGTGCTTTGCTAAAGGGGTGACGAGTGGCTATGCACAGTTAGGCGGGGTGATGATGTCGGATCAAATGTATGAAGAGTTCAAGGAACTTTCAACGGGTACTCTTTTACACGGTTATACGTATAGCGGT
Proteins encoded:
- a CDS encoding aminotransferase family protein, which encodes MNNWIKELEELDKKHFIHPTSPIKQQQQAGPSFIFTKGEGVYLEDLKGNRVIDGMSSLWNVNIGHGREEMGEVAKEQMSKLAYSSCFATFSNEPAIRLAAKLAEVAPGNLSATFFTSGGSEANDTAYKLARHYWILKGKPNKQKIITRTKSYHGVALGGTSATGLQPFREFTNSIAPDFDYVDHFSSEALRRKIEEEGPEKIAAFVAEPVQGAGGVHIAPEEYFKEVRVICDQYDILFITDEVITGFGRTGTYFGIEHYGVVPDMMCFAKGVTSGYAQLGGVMMSDQMYEEFKELSTGTLLHGYTYSGHAMACSVALKNLEIIEKEQLITRAKEMGGEMLAGFKELQRKHSIIGEVRALGLMGAIEIVKDQNSKERYQTALAPIIVTEAAKRGLVVRSVVFDSQDTLVIAPPLIINKKEIEEMMTILSNTFAEVELKMIG